CCCGCGAGGCGTACCGGATCCTGCAGGAATGCCTGACCAACGCGTTGCGGCACGCGGGTAAGGTCCCGGTCGCGCTGCGCGTGGCGATCGGCGGGGACCAGCTGGAACTGCTGATGCGCAATCCCGCCGGGCCGCCGGTCGCCTCACGGGGCACCGGCGGGCGCGGGGTCCGCGGCATGGCGGAACGGGTCGAGGTCCTGCGCGGGGAGTTCAGCGCGGGGCGCAACGGAGAACACTGGGAGGTCGTGGTGCGGTTGCCTTGGGGAGCCGGGAAGTGATCGGCGTGCTGCTGGTCGACGACGAGCAGCTGATCAGGGCGGGGCTGCGGGCGATCATCGAGTCCGAGCCGGAGCTGAGCGTGGTGGGGGAGGCCGGTGACGGCGCCGAGGTGCCCGGCCTGGTCGCCCGGCTGCGGCCCGACGTGGTGCTGATGGACGTGCGGATGCCCGCGGTGGACGGCATCCGCGCCACCGGGCATCTTATGTCCACAATGGACAACCCGCCGAAGGTCGTGGTGGTGACCACGTTCGAGAACGACGACTACGTCTACGAAGCGCTGCGCGCCGGGGCGAGCGGCTTCCTGCTCAAGCGTGCCCGGCCGGAGGAGATCGTCTCGGCGGTGCGCACGGTCTCGGCCGGTGACTCGCTGCTCTTCCCGGCCGCCATCCGCCGCCTCGCCGCCACGCACGGCGGCGCCGGTGGTGGTCAGGACGGCCTGGCCGCCGCCGGACTGACCGAACGCGAGTCCGAGGTGCTCAGACTTGTCGCCAAAGGACTGTCCAATGTGGAAATAGCCGGGGAGCTTTTCCTCGGCGTGCAGACGGTGAAGACCCACGTGGGCAACCTACTGGCGAAACTGGGGGCGCGGGATCGGACGCAGGCGGTGATCCGGGCGTACGAGTCGGGGTTCATCAAGCCCGCCTAGTGTCCTGAGTTGTTAATTCGTGTGCAGTAGCGTGCGATGGAGTCGAGGATCTGGTCGGCGGTTTTGGTCCAGACGTAGGGTCGTGGGTCGTCGTTCCAGGTTTCGATCCAGGCGCGGATGTCGCGGTTGAGTGCGCGGACGCTGGTGTGGCTCGCGCGTTGGAGTTTCTTGGTCGTGAGTTCGGAGAACCAGCGTTCGACGAGGTTGAGCCAGGAACTCGACGTCGGGGTGAAGTGCACGACGAAGCGCGGATGACTGGCCAGCCAGCGTTTGATCACCGGGGTCTTGTGGGTCGAGACGTTGTCCATCACCAAGTGCACCGCCAGTTCGGCGGGCACTTCTTTGTCGATGGCGGTCAGGAATTTCTTGAACTCGATCGCGCGGTGGCGTGCGTGCAGCCGGCCGATGACCTTGCCGGTGGTGATGTCCAGTGCCGCATACAGGCTGGAGGTGCCGTGCCGGGTGTAGTCGTGCGTGGCGCGCTGCGGCGTGCCGGGCAGCATCGGCAGAACCGGAGCGGTGCGGTTGAGCGCCTGGATCTGGGACTTCTCGTCCACGCACAGCACCACCGCCCGCTCCGGCGGAGCGAGATAGAGCCCGGCGACGTCTTTGACCTTGTCCACGAACAACGGGTCCTTGGACAACTTCCATGATTCACGGCGATGCGGCTGCAGGCCGAACGCGTTCCAGATCCGCGTCACCGCGGTCTGGGTCAACCCCGACTCCGCGGCCATCGACCGGGTCGACCAGTGCGTGGCATTCGCGGGCGCCGACTCCAGTGTCGCGGTGATCACTGCCTCGACCTGCTCATCGGTGATCGTGCGCGGACGCCCAGGACGCGCCTCGTCCAGCAACCCATCCAGCCGGTCGGTCACGAACCGCGACCGCCACTTCGCCACCGTCGCCCGCGTAATCCCCAACTCCGCGGCGATCTCGCTGTTCGAGCCACCTTCGGCGCACCGCAACACAATCCGGGCCCGCAAGGCCAGCGCCTGCGCCGTCTTCCGGCGCCGCGTCCAGCACCGCAACATGCCCGCCTCGTCCTCGGACAACACCAACTCGGGCAGCTTCGGGTTCGGCATGCCACCGAACCCTACGCCTGCACACGAACTAACGACTCAGGACACTAGTACCAGGTGAACGCGGTGCGCCACAGCCACGGCGCGACGAGCACGGCGGCCCAGGCCACCCCGGTGGCGAAGGCGAAGGCGCCGACGGTGAGCAGCAGGCGGTTCACCTTGACGGAGAAGCAGGGTTCTTCGTAGTCGTTCACCGGACCTCCGGTTCTTCGGGGATTACGGGGTCTTCCCCGGGGGTCAGGCCGCGCCTGGCCATCAGCCAGCGCAGCGGGGCGGCCGCGGAGAGCGGGTGCCCCGGCGTCCAGCCCTCCAAAGAGGACACCAGGAAGTAGCCGACCGCACCGAAGTCCCGGTCGGCCGCGAGCACCAGGTTGTCCAGGCCCGCCTCGGCCAGCCAGTCGCGGATCGCGGTGCCGTCCGGGGTCAGGTCGGCCGCGGCGGCCACCTCGGTGAGCAGGTCGGCCTTCACCACCGCCACGGCCAGCGGCAGCCGGTCGATGGGGACCCGGAACAGGCGCAGCCGCTGCACGGTGAGCTGGTAGGTGGCCTCGGCGTCCCTGGTGGCCGGGTGCGCGCGGCCCAGCACCTCCTGCCCGGCCGTCTCGGCCAGCACGGCGGGCACGGTGAACGGGTCGAGCACGAACACCAGCCCGGTGGCGTTGTCCAGGAAGGACAGTGCCGCGTTCTCGTCCCAGTCCTGGTAGAACTCACCGGCGGCGTCGAACAGGTGCAGGTAGGCGTGCTCGCCGAGCTGCCCGAACCCGCGGCGCACGCGCAGTCGGACGGTCACCGCGGCGGGGAAGTGCCCGGCGGCGGTCTTCGAGGTCTCCGCCCGCTCGCGGATGATCCGCGCGCCCTCGTCGAACACCCGCCTGCTGGCCTCGTCGTCGAATTCGACGTCCCCGAGTTCGAGCAGCGCCGCGAAGGTGAGCCGCGTTTTGCCCGCCGACACCGCGCCGATCACCGGCACGCGGACTTCCGGGATGGTGGCCGCGTGCTCGCGCAGGTCCGCCGAGCACGCCGGGCAGTAGTGGCCCAGCCGCCGGGCCGCGCGGAAGACCGTGGTCGGCAGCAGCTGCCCGCATCCGCAGCGCCGCCACCACGCGCCGAGCGCACCCGGCCGGAGGTCGCGGTGCGTGCGGTCGCAGTCCGGACCGGAGCAGCGGAACCACGGCAGTGGCACCGGCCGGTAGCACTCCTGGCACCCGGCCGGACCGCCGAGCCGGGACCGCACCACCGCGTCGAGCCTGCGAGCGCCACCCGCGACGGCGAGCCGCAGTGCCTCCAGCGCCCCGAGCAGGAGCAGCGCCGGCACCAGCAGCGCGATGCCGCCGAGCACCACCCCGGCCGACCAGGCGAGCGCGCCGCCGAGCACCACCGCCGCCAGCGGCCAGCCCACCACGGCCAGCGTCAGCTGCACCCGTTCGTGCAGTTCCCGGATCAGCGGCGCCACCCGCCGCACCGGGTACCACCCGCCCCGGCTGAGCCTGACCAGTTTTCCCGCCACCGCCCACAAATCGACCTGCGCCTGCCCGGGCAGGTAGGCGGGCCAGGCGTGATCCCTGGGGATGGTGCCGCGGCGCGGGACGAGCAGCGGGATCTCCCCGGTGGACACCATCGCCGGGGTCACCGTCACCGGCCGGTGCCCGCGTGGCCCGCTCACGGTGAGCACCGTGGTGCCCGCGGCGGCGAGCGCGCCCGCCGCGGCCGCCGCGGGCACCAGCAGGAGGACGGCGGGCCAGACGAAGTAACCGACGGCGAGTTCGGCGAGCAGGTAGTACCCGATCAGCACACCCGCGCCCGCCAGGATGGCGAGCACCACGATGCCCACGCGTTCCACGACTCACTCCCGCAGGTGCTTGGCGGCTCGCGACCGCGCACGCCGCGAGCGGACGCCGTACGACTTGATCCAGCTCTGCCACACGTGCAGGTTCTCCTCGTCGAGTTCGCCGACGAGGGCGGTGATGCGCTGGCGCCCCTGCCGGTCGAGCAGCCGGGTCCAGTCGGCGAGGATGGACAGCAGCGCCTCGTTCTCCGCGTCGGGCAGCACACCCGACCACTGCAGGTCCAGCGCGAGCACGGCGAGGCCGTCGGCACCGGCCTCGCGTTTGAGCAGGCGCGGCAGCCTGGCGATGAGCAACCGGTGCATCGCGTGCCCGGCCCCGCGCAGCGCGAAGGCGGCGTACTTGCCTCGCGCGCCGACGAGGACCGGGAGAACCGTGTCCTCCCTGGCGGCGAGCACCGCCTCGCTGAGCCGGTCCAGTTCGTCCGGTTCCGGGCGCGGGCGCCGAGGGGAGCGCAGGTGCGCGAGCCAGGCGTGGAGCAGGCGATCTTCGTGGTGCCATCCGGCGAACGGGTGCCGGCGCAGTTCGTGGCCGAGCGCGGTGAGCCGGTCCAGCAGGTCCAGCTTGGCCGCGGTCGGCAGGCCCCGGTTGCCGCGGGCGGCCAGGTCGAGCATGCGCTCGGCCAGTGCGGGGGAGATCTGGTGCCCGGCGGGCAGGCCGCCGAGGAACACCCCGGCGTCGGCCAGGTCCAAGCGGGTCTGCGAGGTGAGCGCGGTCCACGCGGCGAGGTCGTCGTGCTCGGTCGCCTTGCGGGCCACGTGCGTGAGCACGTCGCGCCGGAGCCCGGCGTCGCCGGTGGCCGCGGCGGCACCGGCGAGTTCGCGGTCCAGCGGCCGGGCCGGTTCGTGGATCGAGGTCCAGAGCACCCTCCACCACCGCGTCCGCAGCGCGGTCACGGTGGCGTCGCGCGTGGCGGGATCCTCCAGCCGGCGCTTCAGTTCCTCACGGAGCAGCAGGACCATCGCGGGGGCGCAGTTCCACCTCGCCGGGTGGATGTCCAGCTCCGGGTGGTCGGCCCACCAGCGGCTGAACCCGGCGAACCGGCGCTGTCCGCGCTCCGGGGCGACCGGCACCCCGTGCCGGGTGGCGATCTGGAGCAGGGTGTCGCACTGGGCCGGTTCCGCCCGGTCCAGCGCCTCCGCCACCTCCCGGACGGCGGCGTCCCCGGTGAGTTCGCCGGACGGCAGGACACGCAGGCCGCGGAGGTGGCGCTGGGACTCTTCCCACGTGTGGTGGGCACGCGCGTCGGCCAGCTCCGCGGCCAGCACACCGGATCGGAGTTGCTCGCGCAGCCGGGCGTCGCTGCGTTCGTAGAGCGCGTCGTACAGGTCGTAGCGCGCCTCCAAACCCGGTGACGTGGCGAGGATCTGCGCGGCCAGCGGCTGGCCAACTTCGGCGACCACCTCCGGCGGCTGCCGCTTCAGCCAGTTCGCCAGCGCCGCGGCGTCGGCGGGCCGGACCGGTTCGCGCAGCCGCAGCGTGCTCGCGGCCAGCCGGTCCTGCGCGGCCAGTTCCTCGGCCGGGTCCGCCGCGTCGCCGAACTGATCGGCCAGCTCGACCGCGTCGATGACGTCCAGCGGGTCGGCGCCGAGGAAGCGCGGCACCCAGAAGTGCGCGACCGGCGCCGTCCTGGCCACGGTGTGGCTGCGGTCGCGCAGGTCGAACACGCAGAACCCGGACTCCCGCACCGAACCGGCCCAGTCCGGGTGCACCGCCAGCACGTCGTGCCTGCTGTACTGCAGATTGCTGACGAACGCGCGGAAGCTGACGCGCAGCGCCACCCGCTGCGGCAGCAGGAGAGTACCGGCGATGAGCCAGCAGAAAACCGGCTCCGGGTCGTCGGCGACAAAAACGATCCGCTGCGGGCTGTCGGACCGCAACGCGGACAACGCGGAGACCACGGCGATCAGGAAATCCTCGGCCCCCGGCTGACCGGCCACCCAGGACCGCACGGCGTGCGCGGTCCAGGGACCCGGCTGGGGTTCGGGCCCGACCCCTTCGCACCGCGTGGTCGGCGCCGGGCGTTCCGCCCACCACGGCGCGCCCCACAACTGCGCCGGGCGGAGCTGGCCGTACGCCTCGGGGTCGCCGGTGGTGATCGCGTGGGTGAACTGGTTGCCCTCGCGCATGCCGTTGGCTTCGGTGCCGAGGTAGATCCCCCGCGCGGTGACGAACCGGTCCTCGAAGACGTGCGCGAGTGACGGCGGGTACAGCTCGACCGGGCGCCGCCGCCGGATCCACTCCGGCGGTGGTTCGTACAGCGCCGACCGCTGCACGATCGACATCTCGTCGTGGCCGACCTCGGGGGAGGCGGCCTGGAACTGGAACCCGGCGACCCCGCGCAGGCCCTGGCCCGGCAGGCAGTCGGTGTAGAACAGCGAGCCGAACGCGGCCCGGCGCCCGGTCACTTCCGCGTCCGGCCGACGATGCCGGACAGGCTGAGCAGCCACAGCAGCGGCTCGTCCACCCGGTGCGGCTGGATGCCGCGCGCGTTCACCGAGTTGCTGGCGTAGTCCGGGGTCGCGCCCAGCGCCGACACCGCGAAGTAGCGGTACTTGCGGTAGTTGAGCCGCAGGTGCGAGTCGATGGCGTCCGCGCCCAGTTCGCCCAGCAGGTCCAGGACGTGGTCGTGGGTGGCGGCGCCGGCCCGCTCGTCGTAGGCCGGACCGGCCGCGGGCGGCCGCATCAGCGGGTGCGCCGGGCCGAGCGAGTCGAAGAAGGAGTCCATCTTGGCGAACACCACCGCCATCGGCACCGGGATCAGCCCCGAGTTCGTCCGCTGCCGCAGCGCCTCGGTGACCCGGTTGAGCACCTCCTGCGGTGGTTCGTTCTCCCGGATCGCGTTGTCCGGCACGGTGATCCGCCCGCGCGCGCCGGGCAGCTGCCACGGGTCGAGCACCACGATCAGCGCACTGGTCCACCGCAGGTAGTGCTGGGTGTAGACGCTGTCCTGGGTGGTCATGTCCTCGCCCGCGGCGTCGTAGAAGGACAGCGTGCTGCTCAGCGGCCGGGGCCGGCGGGCGAAGCGACGGCGGGACGTGCGCCATTCGAAGACGATCGGCGCGCGCACACCGTCGATCGCCGACCGGGTGGTCTCCGGCAGCACCTTGTCCACGAAGAGCGCCCGCTCGTAGGTCTCGAACCAGCGCTTGGTCGAGGCCTCGCCCGCGTGCTGGTCGCCGATCAGCCGGGTGTCGGCGCCGAACCGGCGGCGGATCGCGTGCTGTAGTTCGTGCATGAGGACGGTGAGGAAGACGGTCTTGCCCGCGCCCTTGCCACCGATCAGGCCGACGAGCGGACTGCGCGGGTCCTCGCCGAAGGTGGTGGGCAGCGTGGTGTGGCAGGTCGGGCAGGCACGAATTCGGGACACCGCACCGCATTCGGGGCAGGTCCCGGCCTTCCCCCGGCCCGGCGCCGGGAACGTGGGCCAGGACTCCAGGGCGTAACCGGTGAGCTGGCGCCGGTTCTCGTCCACCCGCTTGCGGCAGCCGTTGCCCGCGGCCGAGCCGCGCCCGTGGCACTGGAAGTGCAGTGCCGACAAGGAAACTTCGTGGTAGCAGTAGGGGCAGACCAGCTTTCTCACCGGCGCGCCTCCAGCCGTTCCCGCGCACGGGTGACGAATTCGAGCGTGCCGGGGTCGGCCGCGAAGCACACCAGCCAGCGGTGCTTCTCGGCGGGCAGCTCGACCACCAGCTGTTCGCTTCCCGACGCGTCCAGGTGGAGCCGGTGCCTGGCCAGCTCGACGCCTTCGGCGGGGTGTGCCGGCGGCAGCGGCCCGTCGGCGGCGACGACCACGACCTCGCCGCCGCGCACCGGGTCGATCGCGGCGAAGGTGATCGTCATTTCCCGGCGGCGCCAGCGGTTCCGCTGCACGGTGTAGTCCACCCTGGCGGCGTATCCGGGGACCTCGACGACTTCCGGCGCCGACAACGCGGTTCCGTCGGCGGAGGTCGCCGTGCCGCGGATCTCGACGTGGATCGGGTCGTTACCGGCGTGGATCCGGCAGCCGTTCGCTTCGTAGGCGTACGCGGAGATGTCGGCCGTCCGCGGCTCACCATCCCGGTCCGTCCAGCTCACCCGCGCCCCGGCGAGGCCAGGTGGCCAGATCCAGGAGAGCACGATTTCCGCGCCACGCCGTTGCGCCACCGCCTGGCTGACCGGCAGCGCGGTGCCCAGCCGGGCCGCGACCCCGACGGTGGCCTCGGCGCCGAGCACGGTCACCGGCAGGTACCACTGCCACCCCGGCGCGACCTCGCCGGTCAGCCGGACCCGGTCGCCTTCCGGTTCCGGGCGTCCGCGCAGCTCCTCGCCGTAGGTCTCCAGTGCCGTGGCCGAGATCCGGTCACCGGGGTGCCAGTCCGGTGGTGCCGCGGCGAAGCGGATCCGGACCGCGCCGGTGGCCCGCCGATGCCACCGCGCGGTCACCCTGGGGCCGAAGCCCGGCGTCGCCGGTTCCAGCTCGACCGCGATCGGTTCGTCCGATGTGGACAGATCACGCGCCCTGAAGTGGAACGGCTCGCCGGGGTGACGGCTGCCGTCGGCCAGTTCGTACACCGGCTGCACCTGGTACGCCGCGTCACCGGTCACTTCGTCCTGATAGGACACCCGGCCGTGGTCGTCCGGGCGCACGGTCCGGTGGACCACGGTGTCACCGGGGGTGCGCCGGATCCGCACCTCGGTGGTCTCCGGCCGGACCTGCCAGACCAGTTCGAGGCGATCCCCGTCGCGCCGGGTTTCCCGCAGTTCGACCGAGGGGAACACCGGGATCGCCGTGCGTGCCGGGTCCGACCAGTCCTGGTCCGGTGAGGAACGGGCGAACACGGCGTAGTGCACGGACGGGCCGACGGGCGCGTCCGCGTCGACGAACTCGGTTCCGGCGATCTCGGTGACCACCGTGCCCGTGTCGTGGCCGGGTGGCTCTGCCTCGTGCCGGACCACGCGGTACCGGGTGGCTCCCGTGTGCCCGTCACCCGGTTCCCACCGGAGCAGGACGCACAGTCCCTTCGTCGCCGCTTCCAGTTCGCGTGGTGGGGTTTCCGCGTGCCGTGGAGCTGCGGTTTCCGGTGGGCGGGCTGCATCCGTCGTGCGCTGGTCCAGAGCGGCCAGCAGGATCTCGGAGACCTGGGCACCACCGGCGGCCAGCCGCTCGGCGATCAGCCGCAACGGCAGCCCGGCCGTGAGGGCGGCGGTCGTCCACGGCGGCACCGGGACGTCGTGTGCCTCTCGGACGGCCAACCCGGCGAGCCGTACAGCGCGGTCCACTTCGTGCGACGGGACAGCCGGTAAAGCGTGGTACAGCGCGGAAAGCACCCGCGGGGTCAGCGCGTCCAGCGGCTCGTACGCGTCCTTGACGAAGGTGGTCAGTTCGTCCGGCGCCGCCGCGACCGGCGGAGCTTCCCTCGAGCGCCACCAGTCCGCGGACTTCAGCAGTACGCCGTAGGTCCCGTGGAGATCGGCGTCCTCGGCCAGGAAGCGGTCGTAGACCCGTTTGAGCGTGCGGGGAGTGGTGACCGCGGCGGAGACCCGGCGCCAGAGTTCGCGCACCTCTTCGGTGCGGGCGAGGAGTTCGTCGTCGGTCATCTCGCCGGACAACGCGTAGCGCGCGAAGAGTTCGTCCTCCGCGGCCGGGGCACCGCCGGTGCGATGGGGCTTGACCACGCGGTCTTCGTAGGCGATCGGGTCGAGCGGCTCCATCAGCTGCCTTCCCGGCTCTGGGCACCACAGCAGGTGCGGATGAGTTCGGCGGTGAGCGTGACCGGGGCGTGCTCGAGCACTTCGCCGAGTTCGGGGTCGGTGAGCAGGGCGAGCAGTTCCTCGTCGTAGTCGGGCTTGCCGACCGAATCGGGATACCGCTCCAGGTAGTCGGCCAGCACCGGCCAGCGCACCCGCAGCACGGTCCACAGCGCCAGCGCGTCGCTGTCCACCACGACCCCTTCGAGCGTGCGCGTCGCGCGGAGCACGCTGTAGGTGTTCACGAACCGCTTCATCCCGCGTGGGTTGCGGTGCAGCAGCCCGGCGAACTTCTGCAGCGCGTGCTCGCTCAGGTCGGCGGACTCGGATTCGGCGAGCTTCTTCGCCGTGGCGGGCGCGGTGAACTCCCGGACCGGCGGGCTTGCGCCCTCCCAGGCACGCATCGCGTCCAGCACGTGCGAGCTGCCTTCCACCTGACTGGCCACCAGTTCGGCTTCTTCGGCCGCGGCGGCGGCCGGGGCAGGCTCGCGGATGTTGAGTATCCGGTTGAAGTAGGCGCTCATCGCGTCCGTGCCGATGGCGGGCATCGGCACGCTCAGCTGGAAGAGCTTGTCCAGGAACAGATAGCCCAGCGGCCGGGTCGGTTCCTCGGCGGCGGGCGCCAGCTTCTCGTAGCGGACCTCGTAGGCCCGGCGCAGCCAGTTCCCGTGCGCGGCCACCAGGAAGTAGGCCGAGCGCTGGCCCTTGCGCGGTTTGCCCGGCGCGTCACGGACCAGGGTCTGCACCGCGTCGAGCAGGTCGACGACGTAGTCCTCCGAACACCGGTCCAGGTCGTCGATGAAGAACACCACCCGGCGCTTCGACCGGGAAACCAGCCACGCGAACTGCTCGGCGACCTCCTGCATCGGATTCGTGTGGATCTGTTCCAGCCGCCGCGCGCCCCGTGCCGAGTTCCACAGCAGGAAGCGGCTCGCCACCAGTCCCGCCACCCAGATCGCGGTCACCGCGGCGAGGATCGCGGTGACCGCCCGCGCGGTGTCCCCGACGTCCTTCGCGGTCTTCCACGCCGGGCTCAGCCACAGGATCGCCGCCAGCACCACCACGGTCACCAGCAGTCCGGAGACCAGGAACGGCACCCCGCCGGTCCGCCGGGCGCGCCGGACGGTCTCCACCAGCCGCAGCCGGGTCCGGCCCCAGGCGGACAGCTCCAGCGCCACCCGCTGGCGCAGCGCGGTCAGCAGCGCCCACCACGGCGGATCGACCCGGTTGTGCCGCCAGGCGTCGAATTCGACCACGAGGAACTCGTCGGCCAGCTTCGGGCTGAGCAGGCCGAGCAGGGTGGTCTTCCCGGACCCCCACGGGCCTTCCAGGTGTACCAGGAACGACGGTTTCGGTTCGCTGAGCGACATCCGCTTGAGCCGGACGGCGAGCACGTCGGCGAGCGCGTCGCGCTTGAGGTCGTCGTGCGCGGCCGGTGAGTCGTTGAGCCAGCTGACGAACTCTTCGCGGCGGACACTGCTTTCGGCGAGCCGCCGGGCGGCCGCGCTCCGGACCGCGGCCGGTTCGTCCTCCCGCAGCCTGGCGCCCGCGTAGTCGGCCATCGCGGCGGGCAGGCGGTATTCGGCGGCGCTGCCCGGCCGTTCGAGCAGGCCGCGCTGGTGCAGTTCGTCCAGCGCCCGCCCGGCTTCGGTGGTGGAGATCTCGGCCAATGCGGCCAGCCCGGCGGCGACGATCGTGCGGTCACCGGCCAGCGAAAGCAGGGTGAGCCGGCGCTGCTGGCCGGGCGAGAGCTTGCGGACGCGGAGCGCGCACCGGGCCACCACCACCTCCGGCGGATCGCCCGGCGCTTCGAGCGGCCCGCTCTGGTCGGCCAGCGCGGCCAGCCGTTCGCTCACCGTGCCCGTGCTCATCGCGGCGACTCCGGCGGCGAGCTGCCGGATGCTCCCCGGCAGGTAGTCACCGGCCCAGGCCAGCTCGTCGGCGTCCGCGTCGGAGACGTCCACAATGGACTTGACCAGCGCG
The genomic region above belongs to Amycolatopsis sp. YIM 10 and contains:
- a CDS encoding response regulator transcription factor, giving the protein MIGVLLVDDEQLIRAGLRAIIESEPELSVVGEAGDGAEVPGLVARLRPDVVLMDVRMPAVDGIRATGHLMSTMDNPPKVVVVTTFENDDYVYEALRAGASGFLLKRARPEEIVSAVRTVSAGDSLLFPAAIRRLAATHGGAGGGQDGLAAAGLTERESEVLRLVAKGLSNVEIAGELFLGVQTVKTHVGNLLAKLGARDRTQAVIRAYESGFIKPA
- a CDS encoding IS630 family transposase — translated: MPNPKLPELVLSEDEAGMLRCWTRRRKTAQALALRARIVLRCAEGGSNSEIAAELGITRATVAKWRSRFVTDRLDGLLDEARPGRPRTITDEQVEAVITATLESAPANATHWSTRSMAAESGLTQTAVTRIWNAFGLQPHRRESWKLSKDPLFVDKVKDVAGLYLAPPERAVVLCVDEKSQIQALNRTAPVLPMLPGTPQRATHDYTRHGTSSLYAALDITTGKVIGRLHARHRAIEFKKFLTAIDKEVPAELAVHLVMDNVSTHKTPVIKRWLASHPRFVVHFTPTSSSWLNLVERWFSELTTKKLQRASHTSVRALNRDIRAWIETWNDDPRPYVWTKTADQILDSIARYCTRINNSGH
- a CDS encoding GTPase-associated protein 1-related protein, whose translation is MTGRRAAFGSLFYTDCLPGQGLRGVAGFQFQAASPEVGHDEMSIVQRSALYEPPPEWIRRRRPVELYPPSLAHVFEDRFVTARGIYLGTEANGMREGNQFTHAITTGDPEAYGQLRPAQLWGAPWWAERPAPTTRCEGVGPEPQPGPWTAHAVRSWVAGQPGAEDFLIAVVSALSALRSDSPQRIVFVADDPEPVFCWLIAGTLLLPQRVALRVSFRAFVSNLQYSRHDVLAVHPDWAGSVRESGFCVFDLRDRSHTVARTAPVAHFWVPRFLGADPLDVIDAVELADQFGDAADPAEELAAQDRLAASTLRLREPVRPADAAALANWLKRQPPEVVAEVGQPLAAQILATSPGLEARYDLYDALYERSDARLREQLRSGVLAAELADARAHHTWEESQRHLRGLRVLPSGELTGDAAVREVAEALDRAEPAQCDTLLQIATRHGVPVAPERGQRRFAGFSRWWADHPELDIHPARWNCAPAMVLLLREELKRRLEDPATRDATVTALRTRWWRVLWTSIHEPARPLDRELAGAAAATGDAGLRRDVLTHVARKATEHDDLAAWTALTSQTRLDLADAGVFLGGLPAGHQISPALAERMLDLAARGNRGLPTAAKLDLLDRLTALGHELRRHPFAGWHHEDRLLHAWLAHLRSPRRPRPEPDELDRLSEAVLAAREDTVLPVLVGARGKYAAFALRGAGHAMHRLLIARLPRLLKREAGADGLAVLALDLQWSGVLPDAENEALLSILADWTRLLDRQGRQRITALVGELDEENLHVWQSWIKSYGVRSRRARSRAAKHLRE
- a CDS encoding zinc ribbon domain-containing protein; its protein translation is MRKLVCPYCYHEVSLSALHFQCHGRGSAAGNGCRKRVDENRRQLTGYALESWPTFPAPGRGKAGTCPECGAVSRIRACPTCHTTLPTTFGEDPRSPLVGLIGGKGAGKTVFLTVLMHELQHAIRRRFGADTRLIGDQHAGEASTKRWFETYERALFVDKVLPETTRSAIDGVRAPIVFEWRTSRRRFARRPRPLSSTLSFYDAAGEDMTTQDSVYTQHYLRWTSALIVVLDPWQLPGARGRITVPDNAIRENEPPQEVLNRVTEALRQRTNSGLIPVPMAVVFAKMDSFFDSLGPAHPLMRPPAAGPAYDERAGAATHDHVLDLLGELGADAIDSHLRLNYRKYRYFAVSALGATPDYASNSVNARGIQPHRVDEPLLWLLSLSGIVGRTRK
- a CDS encoding P-loop NTPase fold protein, producing the protein MPGSESLALTLRLAGEAESDELRRRANREALASLFERAAASSGLTPRPDRDGLRTRIPDDAAITSVTELLAGPLRTEVHRYNEQSGEANRLRVRAALHLAGEADFGHWLAGGDATGGAACAELELALSEQAHRVLRRLPEADLDAFHPVQTLYRTEQVKVWIHGEAPDLAQRTAPAFPGLPPSPAEFAGRADTLAQLDKYHRKGSDLVLLTGRAGLGKTALAVHWARRNAARFPGGVCYLDLAALPEDRDTALHEARGRILRGLGVSPDEIPEAPEARSKAYGARFTQPTLLLLDNPRTAEEVLRLRTYRTGPFTVAITNKPPRGLTEANVPEVALNVLARGDAAALVKSIVDVSDADADELAWAGDYLPGSIRQLAAGVAAMSTGTVSERLAALADQSGPLEAPGDPPEVVVARCALRVRKLSPGQQRRLTLLSLAGDRTIVAAGLAALAEISTTEAGRALDELHQRGLLERPGSAAEYRLPAAMADYAGARLREDEPAAVRSAAARRLAESSVRREEFVSWLNDSPAAHDDLKRDALADVLAVRLKRMSLSEPKPSFLVHLEGPWGSGKTTLLGLLSPKLADEFLVVEFDAWRHNRVDPPWWALLTALRQRVALELSAWGRTRLRLVETVRRARRTGGVPFLVSGLLVTVVVLAAILWLSPAWKTAKDVGDTARAVTAILAAVTAIWVAGLVASRFLLWNSARGARRLEQIHTNPMQEVAEQFAWLVSRSKRRVVFFIDDLDRCSEDYVVDLLDAVQTLVRDAPGKPRKGQRSAYFLVAAHGNWLRRAYEVRYEKLAPAAEEPTRPLGYLFLDKLFQLSVPMPAIGTDAMSAYFNRILNIREPAPAAAAAEEAELVASQVEGSSHVLDAMRAWEGASPPVREFTAPATAKKLAESESADLSEHALQKFAGLLHRNPRGMKRFVNTYSVLRATRTLEGVVVDSDALALWTVLRVRWPVLADYLERYPDSVGKPDYDEELLALLTDPELGEVLEHAPVTLTAELIRTCCGAQSREGS